The following coding sequences lie in one Prionailurus viverrinus isolate Anna chromosome X, UM_Priviv_1.0, whole genome shotgun sequence genomic window:
- the LOC125157003 gene encoding LOW QUALITY PROTEIN: uncharacterized protein LOC125157003 (The sequence of the model RefSeq protein was modified relative to this genomic sequence to represent the inferred CDS: inserted 1 base in 1 codon; substituted 3 bases at 3 genomic stop codons), with the protein MGQTQTTPLSIMIDHFNDVRGRANNLSVEVRKGRLQFFCSSEWPTFNVGWPPEGTFDLPTIPRVRSIISQPKTDHLDQLPYIITWQDLVEDPPSWLKPFLAPLPLEPKPILALQETEKRKQELIFPPPYNPSRMPEEQLPPLPGEADAVPRAGGGKAPVGSPPFTRQRAQREQSASAADSTILPLRATGPPDAEGNQPHHYWPFATSDLYNWKAQNPKFSEKLAGLIDLLDSVLFTHQPTWDDCQQLLQVLFTTEERERILNGARKLVPGTDGNPTTNQAQIDASFPLTQPQWDFNTAEGKERLRVYRQTLIGGLQMAARKPTNLAKVGNVQQGKDESPAAFLERIMEAFRTYTPMDPEAPESKAAVIMAFVNQSAVDIRRKLQKIDRLGEKSLQDLLVVAEKVYNNREPPEDKQALAMAAASSKQTRDLARILLATTADFPEERDRRLWQLADDTRKGKRTTKGGKQRLQKDQCAYCKGIGHWARDCPKRASGKGSKTDGVKVLELDELSDXGSQGSDPLPEPRVTLKVEGTPIDFLVDTGAQHSVLRTPQGKLASKKSWVQGATGMSQYSWTTRRTVDLGTGRVSHSFMVIPECPYPLLGQDLLTKIGAQITFRQGEPQVTDGKSPXQVLTMKLEDEYLLHQEAFPRENNIDRWLQEFPSVWAETGGGGMGLAAHRTPVLVELKPGESPVRIKQYPMSQEAWKGIQPHIRRLQSLGVLVSCQSAWNTPLLPVKKPHTNDYRLVQDLWEVNKRVADIHPTVPKPYTLLSSLAPSRVWYTVLDLKDAFFSLPLAPQSQPLFAFESHDPEEGYNGQLTWTRLPQGFKNSPTIFDEALHEDLGEYRREHPGLTLLQYVDDILIAADMAKDCERGTQDLLATPGALGYRASAKKAQICRERVSYLGYILEGGQQRLSEARKETVIKIPTPTSRREVREFLGSAGYCRLWVPGLAEIARPLYEATKEGKTFKWAEKEETAFNQLKKALLSAPALGLPDIMKPFHLFVDEHKGIAKGVLTLALGPWNRPVAYLSKKLDPVAASWPPCLRIIAATALLVKDADKLTLGQEIWITTPHAIEGVLKQPPDRWMSNTCMTHYQSLLLNPPRVRSHPSAALNPATLLPDPDLGAPLHDCAGILEQVHGFQTDLTDQPLPHAEATWFTDGSSFVRDGHRYAGAAVVTETDTVWAEALPSGTSTQRAELIALTKALMLGAGKRLNIYTDSRYAFATAHIHGAIYQERGLLTAEGRTIKNKQEILDLLTALWLPAKLAIIHCQGHQKADNPVARGNRKADQAAKAVALTSVPTMTIQLPDPGDPVLPDQPKYSQEELQWIKKLPMAQEIKGWWYTPNKDLVLPDQLGVSILEHMHRSTHIGALKLKDLIXHAGIKIHQQDTKIEQVVSACKTCQLTNARATSNKKGTRLRGTRPGAQWEVDFTEVKPGKYGFKYLLVFTDTFSGWVETYPTKHETAQMVAKKLLEDILPRYGFPAMVGSDNGPAFILQVTQAVAKAVGANWKLHCAYRPQSSGQVERMNRTLKETLTKLTMETGGDWVTLLPYALYRVRNTPYTLGFTPYEIMFGRPPPVIPSLRAELIAEFKDQELFLSLSGLQRAHEDIXPRLRAIYEAGPIQTPHQYRPGDWVYVKRHHRETLEPRWKGPYIVVLTTPTAIKVDSIATWVHHTHVRPADPSSIRKDVVLQWAISRDQHNPLKLKIQRIQPA; encoded by the exons atgggacagactcagactactcctctaagtattatgattgatcactttaatgatgtgaggggaagagctaacaacctcagtgtggaagtccgaaagggtcggttgcagtttttttgttctagcgagtggccaactttcaatgttggatggccaccagaggggaccttcGACCTCCCTACCATCCCTCGAGTCAGGAGTATCATCTCTCAGCCTAAGACGGACCATCttgatcagctcccttacattatcacttggcaggaccttgtagaagacccaccctcttggcttaagcccttcctagccccCCTCCCTCtggagccaaaacccattcttgctttgcaggagacagagaagaggaaac aagaattaatttttcctcccccgtataacccctctaggatgccggaagaacaGCTTCCTCCCCTTCcgggggaggcagacgctgttccgAGAGCGGGAGGCGGAAAGGCTCCAGTGGGAAGCCCtccctttaccagacaaagggctcagagggagcaatctgCCTCTGCCGCCGactccactattctgcccctgcgagccactggacccccagacgcggaggggaatcagccccatcactattggcctttcgccactagtgacctctacaattggaaagctcagaatcctaagttttccgagaaactggcagggcttattgatttattagactctgttctttttacccatcagcccacgtgggatgattgccagcagcttttgcaggtcttgttcacgactgaagaaagagaaagaatcctcaatggggcccgaaaactagttccgggcacagacgggaatcccaccaccaaccaggctcagatagatgcctccttccccttaactcagccccagtgggatttcaacacggcagaaggtaaggagaggctccgggtctaccgccagactctaataGGGGGTCTCcaaatggctgctagaaagccaaccaatttggccaaggtaggaaatgtacaacagggaaaagatgaatctccggctgcctttttagaacggatcatggaggcattccgtacctatacccccatggatccagaggctccggaaagcaaggcagctgttatcatggcctttgtaaaccaatcggccgtagacattaggagaaaattacagaaaatagatagactaggagaaaaaagtctgcaggacttactggtggtagccgaaaaggtatataataaccgggagcctcctgaggacaagcaggctctcgccatggcggctgccagcagtaagcagactcgagacctggccagaatactactagctaccactgctgacttccccgaggaacgagaccgccgtctctggcagctggcagacgacacaagaaaaggtaaaagaaccaccaagggggggaagcagaggctgcagaaggatcagtgcgcatactgcaaggggatagggcattgggcccgagattgtccAAAAAGGGCcagtgggaagggaagcaagactgatggagtaaaagtcctagagctggatgaactaagtgattaggggagtcagggttcggaccctctccccgaacccagggtaactcttaaagtggaggggacccctattgacttccttgtcgacactggagcacaacattcggtcctccgcaccccacaaggGAAACTAGctagcaagaagtcctgggtacaaggggcaactggtatgagccagtattcatggactacccgaagaacagtagatttgggaacgggccgggtatcccactcttttatggtaataccagaatgcccctacccgctgttaggacaggacttactgaccaagattggagctcagataactttcagacaaggggagcctcaggtcaccgatggcaagagtc tccaggtcctgaccatgaaactggaggatgaataccttCTCCACCAGGAGGCGTTCCCGAGAGAgaataatatagacagatggctacaagaattcccctcggtttgggcagagacgggggggggggggatgggactagccgctcacaggaccccagtcctggtagagctcaagccaggagagagtccggtaaggatcaaacaataccccatgtctcaggaggcctggaaggggatccagccacacatccggagactacaaagcctaggggtactagtttcttgccagtctgcctggaacacccccttactgccggtcaaaaagcctcacacaaatgactaccgacTGGTACAAGACCTctgggaagtaaataagagggtcgcggacatacacccaactgttcccaaaccatatactctcttgagctccttagCGCCCTCtagggtctggtatactgtactagatttaaaggacgccttcttcagtctgccgctggcaccccagagccaacccttgttcgccttcGAGTCTcatgatccggaggagggctacaatgggcaactcacctggacacggctacctcagggattcaaaaattcacccaccatcttcgacgaggcactacacgaggacctgggtgagtacagaagggagcaccctggcctcacccttctacagtacgtagatgacatcctgattgctgccgacatggccaaagactgtgagcgagggacccaggacctgctggctacccCGGGGGCCTTAGGGTACCGGGCATCCgcgaagaaggctcagatatgcagggagagggtaagttacctgggatatatcctggagggtGGACAGCAGCGGTtatcagaagccagaaaagaaactgtcataaagatccctactcccacctcccgaagagaagtgagggaattcctaggatcagccggctactgccgcctctgggttccaggtttgGCTGAGATTGccaggcccctatatgaagctaccaaagaggggaaaacatttaaatgggctgaaaaagaagaaactgcctttaatcagttaaaaaaggccctcctaagtgccccagccctgggcctaccagATATTATgaagcccttccacctctttgtagacgaacataagggaatagcaaaaggggttctaactctagccttaggcccctggaaccgcccagtggcttacctgtctaagaaactagacccagtggctgccagctggccgccatgcctaagaattattgcaGCGACAGCACTCTtagtcaaggatgcagacaaactgaccctaggacaggagatctggatcacgaccccacacgccattgaaggggtcctgaaacagcctccggatagatggatgagcaatacatgtatgactcattaccagagcctcctactcaaccctccacgagtgcggtcccaccccagtgcagccctcaatcccgcaaccctgctgcccgaccctgacctaggtgctccactacatgactgtgcgggaatcctggaacaagtacatggattccaGACGGACCTGACCGatcagcccctcccccatgccgaggccacttggttcactgatggcagcagctttgtgcgaGACGGACACAGGTATGCGGGTGCAGCGGTGGTCACCGAAACGGACACCGTATGGGCGGAGGCTCTACCCTCTGGAACGTCAAcccagcgagcagagctcatagccctcaccaaggcgctgatgctgggagctggaaaacggctaaacatctacacagacagccgttatgcatttgccacagctcatattcatggggcaatttatcaggagagggggttactgacagcagaaggacggactataaaaaataagcaggagatacttgacctgcttacggccttatggcttcctgccaagctagccattatccactgccaagggcaccaaaaagctgataacccagtagctagaggtaatcgaaaggctgaccaggcagccaaggcagtagcccttacttcagtccccaccatgaccatacaactaccagacccgggagacccagttttaccagaccagcccaaatactcccaggaggagttacagtggatcaagaaactccctatggcccaggagataaagggatggtggtatacacctaacaaggatCTCGTGTTGCCAGACCAGCTcggagtctcaatattagagcacatgcatcggtCTACTCACATAGGGGCcctaaaattaaaagacttaatctgACATGCCGgaatcaagattcaccaacaggacaccaaaatagagcaagttgtatctgcctgcaagacctgccaactcaccaacgcgagggccacatcaaataaaaaaggaaccaggctcagaggcaccagaccgggggcccaatgggaagtcgacttcactgaagtcaaaccaggaaagtatggttttaaatatcttttagtatttacagacaccttctctggctgggtggagacatacccaaccaagcatgaaacggctcagatggtggctaagaagctactagaagacatcttacccaggtacggttttcctgccatggtaggatcagacaatggaccagcttttatcttgcaggtaacacaggcagtagccaaggcggtgggggcaaactggaaattacattgtgcttataggccccagagctcaggacaggtagaaagaatgaatagaaccctaaaagagacccttaccaaattaaccatggagactggaggggactgggtgactctcctaccgtacgccctttaccgggttagaaacactccttacactctgggttttactccctatgagatcatgtttggcaggccaccccctgttattcccagccttagagctgaacttattgctgagtttaaagatcaagaactttttctttccttgagcgggctccagagggcgcacgaGGACATTTAGCCAcgcctccgtgccatctacgaggctggtCCGATCCagacacctcatcagtacaggccgggagactgggtctatGTCAAGAGGCACCACAGAGAGACTCTGgagccgcgctggaagggaccctacatcgtggtgttGACAACCCCTACCGCTATCAAGGTAGACAgcatcgcgacctgggtccatcacacccacgttaggccagcggacccctcctcgatccggAAGGACGTCGTCTTGCAATGGGCCATCAGTCGGGACCAACATAACCCGCTTAAGCTCAAGATACAGCGCATTCAACCCgcctaa